The genomic window TGTTAGCACACTCATCAATCAAACAGCGCACATGAACCGGAAGCCTGCCGCCATACACATCATCGGCCTTTTCACAAAGCAGGTTGAATAACTGGGTGTAGCACATGGAAATGAGAAAGTTAAAACTGTCATCCGTATCACTCATAATGAGGAACAGGGCAGTTTTCCGGTCTCCCAGAGTATCCAGCTCCAGCTCGTCATAAGCTGTGACCTCGCGCAACTCTGCAATGTCAAATACGGCAAGGCGCGCACCACAGGAAATAAGAATCGACTTGGCTGTTTTTCCGGCGGCCAGCTTATATTTCTTATACTGACGCACCGCAAAGTGGTTTGGCTTCTCGGCTTCCAGTGCATCAAACATCAGGTCTACGGGATTTTTGAACTCCTCGTCATCCTCCC from Anaerotignum faecicola includes these protein-coding regions:
- a CDS encoding type IV secretory system conjugative DNA transfer family protein, producing EDDEEFKNPVDLMFDALEAEKPNHFAVRQYKKYKLAAGKTAKSILISCGARLAVFDIAELREVTAYDELELDTLGDRKTALFLIMSDTDDSFNFLISMCYTQLFNLLCEKADDVYGGRLPVHVRCLIDECANIGQIPKLEKLVATIRSREISACLVLQAQSQLKAIYKDN